A single genomic interval of Lathyrus oleraceus cultivar Zhongwan6 chromosome 7, CAAS_Psat_ZW6_1.0, whole genome shotgun sequence harbors:
- the LOC127102242 gene encoding uncharacterized protein LOC127102242, with translation MDFGRRRTEKYTFKSPKIKDLRELGDLVADPIGFKDRYGILMSLLKNNMTNGILATLVQFHGQLYHCFTFPDYQLMSTLEEYSYLLGLHIYDQIPFSGLEEIPKDKVISEATHLKMSDIKAYMTTKGGILGLPAKFMMDKARYFASMKSIDAFKAILALLIYGLFLFYNVDINAIKIFLIGNTVPSLVADTYHSVHLRNSYSGGMVIFYVPLLYKWLISHLPRSTAFWNLRDGLLWSQKIMSLTYSDIEWYSHAYDEVKIIENCGEFPNVPLLDTKRGINYNPILAHRQLGYPMKDKPSNILLEVLFFKEGEDNKSLK, from the coding sequence ATGGATTTTGGAAGAAGAAGAACTGAAAAGTACACTTTCAAGAGTCCTAAGATAAAAGATCTAAGAGAACTAGGGGATTTGGTTGCTGATCCAATAGGTTTTAAGGATAGATATGGGATACTTATGTCACTATTGAAGAACAACATGACAAATGGGATTCTTGCTACACTAGTCCAGTtccatggtcagttgtatcatTGCTTCACCTTTCCAGATTACCAGCTTATGTCCACACTAGAGGAGTATTCCTATTTGCTTGGATTACATATTTATGATCAGATCCCATTTTctggattggaggagattcctaaGGATAAAGTTATTTCTGAAGCTACTCATTTGAAGATGTCTGATATTAAAGCTTATATGACCACAAAgggaggtattcttgggttgcCAGCTAAGTTTATGATGGATAAAGCTCGTTACTTTGCTAGTATGAAGAGTATAGATGCTTTCAAGGCTATTCTTGCcttgctcatttatggattgtTCCTCTTTTATAATGTTGACATtaatgctattaagatattctTGATTGGAAATACAGTTCCCAGTCTAGTTGCAGATACCTACCATTCTGTTCATCTCAGGAACTCTTATAGTGGGGGGATGGTTATATTTTATGTGCCTTTGCTTTACAAGTGGcttatttctcacttacctcgGTCTACTGCTTTTTGGAATCTTAGGGATGGTCTTTTATGGTCACAGAAGATTATGTCTCTCACATATTCTGATATTGAGTGGTATAGTCATGCTTATGATGAAGTCAAGATCATTGAAAATTGTGGAGAgtttcctaatgtgcctcttctcgaTACAAAAAGAGGTATCAACTATAACCCGATTTTGGCTCATCGTCAGCTTGGATATCCTATGAAAGATAAACCAAGCAATATCCTATTGGAAGTCCTCTTCTTTAAAGAAGGTGAAGATAACAAATCACTTAAGTAG